A genomic region of Pontibaca methylaminivorans contains the following coding sequences:
- a CDS encoding MAPEG family protein: MTPELAVLALAALLQMLQLALYAPVVTRDLGAGYTMSARDLPPPRPVSPLAGRLKRALDNHFEGLILFTIACLVTVLAGKSTAFTAGCAWTYLGARILYIPAYALALAPARSIIWGIGFLATLLMLLSALV, encoded by the coding sequence ATGACCCCCGAACTTGCTGTCCTCGCTCTTGCCGCGCTGCTCCAGATGCTGCAACTCGCGCTCTATGCGCCCGTTGTCACCCGCGATCTCGGCGCCGGCTACACCATGTCCGCCCGCGACCTGCCGCCGCCGCGGCCGGTTTCGCCGCTCGCAGGCCGGCTCAAACGCGCGCTCGACAACCATTTCGAGGGGCTCATCCTCTTCACCATCGCCTGCCTGGTCACGGTGCTTGCCGGCAAATCGACGGCCTTCACCGCCGGCTGCGCCTGGACCTACCTGGGCGCGCGCATCCTCTATATCCCCGCCTATGCCCTTGCGCTCGCACCGGCGCGCTCGATCATATGGGGCATCGGCTTCCTCGCCACCCTGCTCATGCTGCTCTCCGCCCTCGTCTGA
- the lpdA gene encoding dihydrolipoyl dehydrogenase: MAKYDVIIIGSGPGGYVCAIRCAQLGLRTACVEGRETLGGTCLNVGCIPSKALLHASQMLRESETTFAAMGLEGAAPVVNWEKMLAYKADTIAANTRGIEFLFKKNGIDWLKGWASIPEPGKVKVSDEIHEAAHIVIASGSESATLPGIVIDEKTIVTSTGALELGRIPTSMVVIGAGVIGLELGSVYSRLGSKVTVLEYLDQITPGMDGEVQKTFQRTLKKQGLSFTLGAAVQSAEATDGGVRVAYKRRKDDSDHAIEAEVVLVATGRRPFTEGLGLEPLGVGLSERGQVLVNERWETAVAGIHAIGDCIEGPMLAHKAEDEGMAVAEVIAGKSGRVNYGVIPSVIYTHPEVAALGETEESLKQQGRAYKAGKFSFMGNGRAKANFAADGFVKILADKDTDRILGAHIIGPSAGELIHEICVAMEFGASAEDLALTCHAHPTYSEAVREAALACGDGAIHA; encoded by the coding sequence ATGGCCAAATATGACGTCATCATCATCGGTTCGGGCCCCGGCGGCTATGTCTGCGCGATCCGCTGCGCGCAGCTTGGCCTCAGAACCGCCTGCGTCGAGGGGCGCGAGACGCTGGGCGGCACCTGCCTGAACGTGGGCTGCATCCCCTCCAAGGCCCTGCTTCACGCCTCGCAGATGCTGCGCGAATCCGAAACCACCTTCGCCGCCATGGGGCTCGAGGGCGCGGCGCCCGTGGTGAACTGGGAAAAGATGCTCGCTTACAAGGCCGACACCATCGCCGCCAACACCAGGGGCATCGAATTCCTGTTCAAGAAAAACGGGATCGACTGGCTGAAGGGCTGGGCCAGCATCCCCGAGCCGGGCAAGGTCAAGGTGAGCGACGAAATCCACGAGGCCGCGCATATCGTCATCGCCTCGGGGTCGGAAAGCGCCACGCTCCCCGGTATTGTCATCGACGAAAAGACCATCGTCACCTCGACCGGGGCGCTGGAACTCGGCCGCATCCCGACATCCATGGTCGTGATCGGCGCGGGGGTGATCGGGCTGGAACTCGGCAGCGTCTATTCCCGCCTCGGCAGCAAGGTCACGGTGCTCGAATATCTCGACCAGATCACCCCCGGCATGGATGGCGAGGTGCAAAAGACCTTCCAGCGCACGCTCAAGAAACAGGGGCTCTCTTTCACCCTCGGGGCGGCAGTCCAGTCGGCCGAAGCGACCGATGGCGGTGTGCGGGTCGCCTACAAGCGCCGCAAGGACGACAGCGACCACGCGATCGAGGCCGAAGTGGTGCTGGTCGCGACCGGGCGCAGGCCCTTTACCGAAGGACTCGGGCTCGAACCGCTCGGGGTCGGGCTGTCGGAGCGCGGCCAGGTTCTGGTGAACGAGCGCTGGGAAACCGCCGTGGCAGGCATTCATGCGATCGGCGACTGCATCGAGGGGCCGATGCTTGCCCACAAGGCCGAGGACGAGGGCATGGCCGTGGCCGAGGTGATCGCCGGCAAGAGCGGGCGGGTGAACTATGGCGTGATCCCCTCGGTGATCTACACTCATCCGGAGGTCGCCGCCCTGGGCGAGACCGAGGAATCGCTGAAACAGCAGGGTCGCGCCTACAAGGCCGGCAAGTTCTCCTTCATGGGCAACGGCCGCGCCAAGGCCAATTTCGCCGCCGACGGATTCGTCAAGATCCTGGCGGACAAGGACACCGACCGCATTCTCGGCGCCCATATCATCGGTCCCTCGGCGGGCGAACTGATCCACGAGATCTGCGTCGCCATGGAATTCGGCGCCTCGGCCGAGGATCTGGCGCTGACCTGTCACGCGCACCCGACCTATTCCGAAGCGGTGCGCGAGGCGGCGCTCGCCTGTGGCGACGGGGCAATCCACGCCTGA
- a CDS encoding lysophospholipid acyltransferase family protein, translated as MRRGLRWILSLLFILQMYLAMALLGIAFAPWALVSSAGALRAAKLYSGWVLFSARVMLGLRCEVRGKVPEGEVLVAAKHQSFLDILILFDALPRPKFIMKKELLWTPFLGLYARRVGCVPVDRSKRGAALARMVDEVLRGAADPGQLVIYPQGTRVPPGERRPYKGGSAVLYGELGQPCVPAATNVGLFWPRRGITRHAGTAVVEFLEPIPPGMERAAFMATLEQRIEAQSDALLEEARGGRAPEG; from the coding sequence ATGCGGCGGGGCCTGCGCTGGATCCTTTCGCTGCTGTTCATCCTGCAGATGTATCTTGCCATGGCGCTGCTCGGGATCGCCTTTGCGCCCTGGGCGCTGGTGTCATCCGCGGGCGCGCTGCGCGCGGCAAAGCTTTATTCGGGCTGGGTGCTGTTCAGCGCCCGGGTCATGCTCGGCCTGCGCTGCGAGGTTCGCGGCAAGGTGCCCGAGGGCGAGGTCCTGGTGGCGGCCAAGCACCAGTCGTTCCTTGATATTCTCATTCTCTTCGACGCCTTGCCGCGCCCGAAATTCATCATGAAGAAGGAACTGCTCTGGACCCCGTTTCTCGGGCTCTATGCGCGCCGGGTGGGCTGCGTGCCGGTCGATCGCAGCAAGCGGGGCGCGGCGCTTGCCCGCATGGTCGACGAGGTGCTGCGGGGCGCCGCCGACCCGGGGCAGCTCGTGATCTATCCGCAGGGCACCCGGGTGCCCCCCGGCGAACGGCGTCCCTACAAGGGCGGCAGCGCGGTGCTTTATGGCGAGCTTGGCCAGCCCTGCGTGCCGGCGGCGACCAATGTCGGGCTGTTCTGGCCACGCAGGGGCATCACGCGCCACGCCGGAACGGCGGTGGTCGAATTTCTGGAACCGATCCCGCCGGGGATGGAGCGGGCGGCTTTCATGGCCACCCTTGAACAGCGCATCGAGGCGCAAAGCGATGCGCTGCTGGAGGAAGCGCGCGGCGGGCGCGCCCCCGAAGGCTGA
- a CDS encoding cell division protein FtsX, which yields MVPPSGFTAHLTVFAAGAMAFLAVFALALSLASGRLADRWGEELAGAATLRISGPAEELGARVGTALAVLDQTPGVAEARALTAEEQAELLAPWFGEEVSLEMLPVPRLIEIIAADPPYDIEGLRLRLEAEVPGAVLDDHSRFRRPLVDAAQALRRLGWLSILLITGTTAAMITLAANAALAANAQLIAVLRLVGARDGYIAQAFVRRFTLRAAAGAAAGTVLGVLAILALPPASEEGGFLTGLGFRGAGWLLPLLIPLLAGAVAWAATRSAARRRLRELG from the coding sequence ATGGTGCCGCCAAGCGGATTTACCGCGCATCTCACGGTGTTCGCGGCCGGGGCGATGGCGTTCCTTGCGGTCTTTGCGCTCGCGCTTTCGCTGGCTTCGGGGCGGCTTGCGGACCGCTGGGGGGAGGAACTCGCCGGGGCGGCCACGCTGCGCATCAGCGGCCCGGCCGAGGAACTCGGGGCGCGGGTCGGCACCGCGCTTGCCGTGCTCGACCAGACGCCCGGCGTGGCCGAGGCGCGCGCGCTGACCGCAGAAGAGCAGGCGGAGTTGCTGGCGCCCTGGTTCGGGGAAGAGGTCTCGCTCGAAATGCTGCCGGTGCCGCGACTGATCGAGATCATCGCCGCCGATCCGCCCTATGACATCGAGGGGCTGCGGCTGCGGCTTGAAGCCGAGGTGCCGGGAGCGGTGCTTGATGATCATTCGCGCTTTCGCCGCCCGCTGGTCGATGCGGCGCAGGCGCTGCGCCGGCTCGGCTGGCTGTCGATCCTGTTGATCACAGGCACGACCGCAGCCATGATCACGCTTGCCGCCAACGCGGCGCTTGCGGCCAATGCGCAGCTGATCGCCGTGTTGCGGCTGGTCGGGGCGAGGGACGGCTATATCGCGCAGGCGTTCGTGCGCCGCTTTACCCTGCGCGCGGCGGCCGGGGCAGCGGCCGGAACGGTGCTCGGGGTTCTGGCGATCCTGGCGCTGCCGCCTGCCTCGGAGGAGGGCGGATTTCTGACCGGGCTCGGCTTTCGGGGGGCGGGCTGGCTGTTGCCGCTGCTGATCCCGCTGCTGGCCGGGGCGGTTGCCTGGGCGGCGACCCGGTCCGCCGCCCGGCGGCGCCTGCGGGAACTCGGCTGA
- a CDS encoding cell division ATP-binding protein FtsE, which produces MIEFENVAYSYGGDKLFSDVSLRLSPGSFHFLTGPSGAGKTTLIRLCYGALLPTGGQVRLFDCEMGELDRDQLALMRRRVGVVHQDCRFIDHLPLLDNIALPLTVSGFDMTQERANLDELISWVGLSERAGALPPELSGGERQRAALARAVILSPDMILADEPTGNVDWEMSQRLLHLLIELNRMGKTVLVATHDLALIRAAKSQVQARVLRISNRELHLAGADL; this is translated from the coding sequence GTGATCGAGTTCGAAAATGTCGCCTACAGCTACGGTGGCGACAAGTTGTTCAGCGACGTCTCCCTGCGCCTGTCGCCGGGGTCGTTCCATTTCCTGACCGGCCCGTCGGGGGCGGGCAAGACCACGCTGATCCGGCTCTGTTACGGGGCGCTGCTGCCGACCGGCGGGCAGGTGCGGCTGTTCGATTGCGAGATGGGCGAACTCGACCGCGATCAACTGGCGCTGATGCGCCGGCGTGTGGGGGTGGTGCACCAGGACTGCCGTTTCATCGATCATCTGCCGCTGCTCGACAACATCGCGCTGCCGCTTACCGTGTCCGGTTTCGACATGACGCAGGAACGCGCGAACCTTGACGAACTGATTTCGTGGGTCGGCCTGTCCGAACGCGCCGGCGCCCTGCCGCCCGAACTTTCCGGGGGCGAGAGGCAGCGCGCGGCGCTGGCGCGGGCGGTGATCCTGTCGCCCGACATGATCCTTGCGGACGAACCCACCGGCAACGTGGACTGGGAAATGTCGCAACGCCTGCTGCATCTGCTGATCGAACTCAACCGCATGGGCAAGACGGTGCTGGTCGCGACCCATGACCTTGCGCTGATCCGCGCCGCCAAAAGCCAGGTGCAGGCGCGGGTGCTCAGGATCTCGAACCGTGAACTGCACCTTGCGGGGGCCGACCTGTGA
- a CDS encoding zinc-ribbon domain-containing protein, with translation MRLICPKCPAQYEVPEDAIPPAGRDVQCSNCGHMWFQRPADDTVESTAPATASTNTPARPRRPLDRAVADILQEEAALETRLRRAEEQGVLETQPDLGLDAAPPMPARAASASGDTTPAAPAPAAPESDVAEPIAAGPAPADPGQSDPVQPDSARPEPRSAEPPVPAHRRNLLPARRPAPGHNLVPDQEEVRLSLGTPIVLYSAPVPQTPEKQPGHSGFLLGLAAAVLLAAGLFLIYGQAGPIARALPQAAPVLDSYTTAVNSTRDWIGALAADLARD, from the coding sequence ATGCGACTGATTTGCCCCAAGTGCCCGGCGCAATACGAGGTGCCGGAGGATGCGATTCCGCCCGCGGGCCGGGATGTGCAGTGCTCGAATTGCGGCCATATGTGGTTTCAGCGCCCCGCCGACGATACAGTGGAAAGCACCGCTCCCGCCACGGCCTCGACCAACACCCCCGCTCGTCCGCGACGGCCGCTCGACCGGGCGGTGGCCGATATATTGCAGGAAGAGGCGGCACTTGAAACGCGGCTGCGGCGCGCCGAGGAACAGGGCGTTCTGGAAACCCAGCCGGATCTCGGGCTCGACGCGGCGCCGCCCATGCCGGCGCGGGCGGCATCCGCTTCCGGTGACACGACCCCGGCCGCACCCGCCCCGGCCGCGCCCGAATCCGATGTCGCCGAACCCATTGCCGCCGGCCCCGCTCCCGCCGATCCCGGCCAATCCGATCCCGTCCAGCCCGATTCCGCTCGCCCCGAACCGCGTTCGGCAGAGCCGCCGGTGCCCGCGCATCGGCGCAACCTTCTGCCCGCACGCCGGCCCGCTCCGGGGCATAACCTCGTGCCCGATCAGGAAGAAGTGCGGCTCAGCCTCGGCACGCCCATCGTGCTCTATTCCGCCCCCGTGCCGCAGACGCCGGAAAAGCAGCCGGGTCACAGCGGTTTCCTGCTGGGTCTGGCGGCCGCCGTCCTGCTGGCGGCCGGGCTTTTCCTGATCTACGGTCAGGCCGGCCCGATCGCGCGGGCCCTGCCGCAGGCCGCACCGGTGCTCGACAGCTATACCACCGCCGTCAACAGCACCCGGGACTGGATCGGCGCGCTTGCCGCCGACCTTGCGCGGGACTGA
- a CDS encoding TIGR02302 family protein, with amino-acid sequence MADPGNASTSLHSLRRVIALTRAGMVAERLLRAFWPLMTLVMALLGAVMLGVLDHLPGRIALGAGAVLLFAAFLHGLRRLRWPARAEALSRLDATLPGRPIAALMDAQAIGGGDSGSEALWQAHRRRMAARAVSARAVRPDLRLSRQDPFALRFMALLVLLLGVALGTPGRINDTGFLNAGGGNAVAGGPAWEGWIEPPRYTGRPALYLADQKGPELVLPEGSRILLRFYGDPGALSLAESVSGGAETGDATAPEITVVQGGELAVEGPQGQSWQVRMIPDHAPQVTIDGPPRDGAGGAMALAFTARDDYGVTGGEARIELDLDAVERRHGLAADPEPQAPVILPLPLPISGGRAEFTETLVEDLSRHLFAHLPVTITLRVRDAAGNSGESAPLSTRLPGRRFFDPMAAALAEQRRDLLWNRENAPRVAQILRAVSHRPDDDLFPSPASYLRLRAVLHRLETAMGGGLDDSGRDSIAAALWDLAVMIEEGELGDVLERLNRARERLSEAMKNGASDREIADLMQDLRDATRDYLRQLAEQDSDDGEQLSEEDSLRMEEGDLQAMMDRIQELMEQGRMAEAEQALQDLQRLMENMRVSRAPGDGTGGQGAMEGLAETLRDQQRLSDRAFRDFQDRFDPRGERGETGSGREGESDARGGLADEQRDLRERLGGQRNDMPAQRRGEGGEEDGEGESAGDALGRAEQAMREAEEALRSEDFGRAIDRQSEAMEALREGMRALDDNRNARSGEQDPQEGGEAGGERRANRDPLGRDIGGRGAANSDRPMLGRENLYDRARELLDEIRRRSGEGERPKAERDYLDRLLDQF; translated from the coding sequence ATGGCCGATCCGGGCAACGCATCCACCAGCCTGCATTCCCTGCGCCGGGTGATTGCCCTCACCCGGGCCGGAATGGTGGCCGAGCGGCTTTTGCGGGCCTTCTGGCCGCTGATGACGCTTGTCATGGCGCTGCTCGGGGCGGTGATGCTCGGCGTTCTCGACCACCTGCCCGGCCGGATTGCCTTGGGGGCGGGTGCGGTGCTTCTGTTCGCCGCCTTTCTCCATGGCCTGCGCCGCCTGCGCTGGCCGGCGCGGGCCGAGGCGCTTTCGCGGCTGGATGCGACGCTGCCCGGGCGGCCCATCGCGGCGCTTATGGATGCGCAGGCGATCGGCGGCGGCGACAGCGGGTCGGAGGCGCTCTGGCAGGCGCACCGCCGACGCATGGCCGCGCGCGCCGTCTCGGCCCGGGCGGTGCGCCCGGACCTGCGGCTTTCGCGGCAGGATCCTTTCGCGCTGCGTTTCATGGCGCTGCTGGTCCTGCTGCTCGGGGTCGCGCTCGGCACGCCGGGGCGGATCAATGATACGGGTTTTCTGAACGCAGGTGGCGGCAATGCGGTCGCGGGCGGCCCGGCATGGGAAGGCTGGATCGAGCCGCCGCGATATACCGGGCGCCCGGCGCTTTACCTTGCGGACCAGAAGGGCCCCGAGCTCGTGCTGCCCGAAGGCAGCCGGATCCTGCTTCGGTTCTATGGCGATCCCGGGGCGCTGAGCCTCGCCGAATCCGTCTCGGGTGGCGCAGAAACGGGCGATGCAACCGCCCCGGAAATCACCGTCGTGCAGGGTGGAGAACTGGCCGTCGAAGGGCCGCAGGGGCAAAGCTGGCAGGTGCGGATGATCCCCGACCACGCCCCGCAGGTCACGATCGACGGCCCGCCGCGCGACGGGGCCGGGGGGGCCATGGCCCTGGCGTTCACGGCCCGGGACGATTACGGCGTGACCGGGGGCGAGGCGCGGATCGAGCTTGACCTCGATGCGGTCGAGCGCCGCCACGGGCTTGCCGCCGATCCCGAGCCGCAGGCGCCGGTCATCCTGCCGCTGCCGCTCCCGATCAGCGGCGGGCGGGCCGAGTTCACCGAAACCCTGGTCGAGGATCTCTCGCGCCATCTGTTCGCGCATCTGCCGGTCACGATCACCCTGCGCGTCCGGGATGCGGCCGGCAACAGCGGCGAAAGCGCGCCGCTTTCGACCCGTCTGCCGGGGCGGCGTTTCTTTGATCCGATGGCCGCCGCACTGGCCGAGCAGCGCCGCGACCTGTTGTGGAACCGCGAAAACGCCCCGCGCGTCGCGCAGATCCTGCGCGCCGTGTCGCACCGCCCCGATGACGATCTGTTCCCCTCGCCGGCGAGCTACCTGCGCCTGCGCGCCGTGCTGCACCGGCTTGAAACCGCGATGGGCGGGGGGCTTGACGATTCCGGGCGCGACAGCATCGCGGCGGCGCTCTGGGATCTGGCGGTCATGATCGAGGAGGGCGAGCTTGGCGATGTGCTCGAGCGGCTGAACCGGGCGCGCGAGCGGTTGAGCGAGGCGATGAAGAACGGCGCCTCGGATCGCGAGATCGCGGATCTGATGCAGGACCTGCGCGATGCGACGCGGGACTACCTGCGCCAGTTGGCCGAGCAGGACAGCGATGATGGCGAACAACTCAGCGAAGAAGACAGCCTGCGGATGGAAGAGGGTGACCTGCAGGCGATGATGGACCGTATCCAGGAATTGATGGAACAGGGGCGCATGGCCGAGGCCGAACAGGCGCTGCAGGATCTGCAGCGGCTCATGGAAAACATGCGTGTGAGCCGTGCGCCGGGCGATGGAACCGGCGGGCAGGGCGCGATGGAGGGGCTGGCAGAGACGCTGCGCGATCAGCAGCGCCTGTCGGACCGTGCCTTCCGCGATTTCCAGGACCGTTTCGATCCGCGCGGCGAGCGGGGCGAAACGGGCAGCGGGCGGGAGGGCGAAAGCGACGCGCGCGGCGGGCTGGCCGACGAACAGCGCGACTTGCGCGAACGCCTTGGCGGCCAGCGCAACGACATGCCGGCGCAGCGGCGCGGCGAAGGTGGCGAGGAAGACGGGGAGGGCGAGAGCGCGGGCGATGCGCTCGGGCGCGCGGAGCAGGCCATGCGCGAAGCCGAAGAGGCGCTGCGGAGCGAGGATTTCGGCCGCGCGATCGACCGCCAGTCCGAGGCGATGGAAGCCCTGCGGGAGGGGATGCGCGCGCTTGACGACAACCGAAACGCCCGCTCGGGAGAGCAGGATCCGCAAGAGGGCGGCGAGGCAGGCGGAGAACGGCGTGCAAACCGTGATCCGCTTGGCCGCGACATCGGTGGGCGCGGCGCGGCGAACAGCGACCGGCCGATGCTCGGGCGCGAGAACCTTTACGATCGGGCGCGCGAGCTTCTTGACGAAATCCGTCGCCGCTCGGGCGAGGGAGAGCGCCCGAAGGCCGAGCGGGATTATCTCGACCGGCTGCTGGATCAGTTCTGA
- the lysA gene encoding diaminopimelate decarboxylase, whose translation MDHFLYQNGALHAEDVPVAEIAAEIGTPFYLYSTATLLRHYRLFEEALSGTDHLVCYAVKAASNIAILKTLGDAGAGMDVVSQGEYLRARAAGVPGERIVFSGVGKTADEMRVALAGGIRQFNLESEPEMEALNAVALEMGKVAPVTVRVNPDVDARTHAKISTGKAENKFGIPIARASAVYARAAALKGLDVVGIDVHIGSQLTDLAPFEQAYAKVAALARKLRAEGHDIRRLDLGGGLGIPYDRTNEAPPLPVEYGAMVKRVVGDLGCEIQIEPGRLIAGNAGIMVSRVIYLKQGEGRDFLIVDAAMNDLVRPAMYDALHEIVPVTEPRPGIERAPLDVVGPVCETGDTFARAVPLPPLAAGDLVAFRSAGAYGAVMASEYNSRPLIPEVLVKGDRFAVIRARPSFDEMLKRDTMPAWL comes from the coding sequence ATGGATCATTTTCTGTATCAGAACGGCGCGCTTCATGCCGAGGACGTGCCCGTTGCCGAGATCGCGGCCGAGATCGGCACGCCGTTCTACCTGTATTCGACGGCGACGCTGCTGCGCCATTACCGCCTGTTCGAAGAGGCGCTTTCCGGCACCGACCACCTTGTCTGCTATGCGGTCAAGGCGGCCAGCAATATCGCGATTCTCAAGACGCTGGGCGATGCCGGGGCGGGGATGGACGTGGTCAGCCAGGGCGAATATCTGCGCGCCCGCGCCGCCGGTGTTCCGGGCGAACGGATCGTGTTTTCGGGCGTCGGCAAGACCGCTGATGAAATGCGCGTGGCCCTTGCCGGGGGAATCCGCCAGTTCAACCTGGAATCGGAACCCGAGATGGAGGCGCTGAACGCCGTCGCGCTCGAGATGGGCAAGGTGGCGCCGGTCACGGTGCGGGTGAACCCCGATGTGGATGCGCGCACCCATGCCAAGATCTCGACCGGCAAGGCGGAAAACAAGTTCGGCATTCCGATCGCGCGCGCCAGCGCCGTCTATGCCCGGGCCGCCGCGCTCAAGGGGCTCGATGTGGTCGGGATCGACGTGCATATCGGCAGCCAGCTGACCGATCTTGCCCCTTTCGAGCAGGCCTATGCCAAGGTCGCCGCGCTGGCCCGCAAGCTGCGCGCCGAGGGGCATGACATCCGCCGGCTCGACCTCGGCGGGGGGCTCGGCATTCCCTATGACCGCACCAACGAGGCGCCGCCGCTGCCGGTCGAATATGGGGCCATGGTCAAGCGCGTGGTCGGGGATCTCGGCTGCGAAATCCAGATCGAGCCCGGACGCCTTATTGCCGGCAATGCGGGCATCATGGTCTCGCGCGTGATCTATCTGAAACAGGGCGAGGGGCGCGATTTCCTGATCGTGGACGCGGCGATGAACGACCTCGTGCGCCCGGCCATGTATGACGCCCTGCACGAGATCGTCCCCGTGACCGAGCCCCGCCCCGGGATCGAGCGCGCCCCCCTCGACGTGGTCGGCCCGGTCTGCGAAACCGGCGATACATTCGCGCGCGCCGTGCCGTTGCCGCCGCTGGCGGCGGGCGATCTGGTCGCCTTCCGCAGTGCCGGGGCCTATGGGGCGGTCATGGCCAGCGAATACAATTCGCGCCCGCTCATCCCCGAGGTGCTGGTCAAAGGTGATCGCTTCGCCGTGATCCGCGCGCGCCCGAGCTTTGACGAAATGCTGAAACGCGATACCATGCCCGCGTGGCTGTAG
- a CDS encoding DUF2834 domain-containing protein — MSHLRRAYLALALLGALPPLYRFLRLASGHDLQMLNWAWPRGPFGADFVMLGLVLALWCGAEVAVRRNWEALTAIPVLILFGPGAALPLYLFLRTRPPRDSV, encoded by the coding sequence ATGTCGCATCTGCGCCGGGCGTATCTGGCGCTGGCGCTGCTCGGCGCGCTGCCGCCGCTCTACCGCTTTCTGCGGCTTGCGTCGGGCCATGACCTGCAGATGTTGAACTGGGCATGGCCGCGGGGGCCGTTTGGGGCCGATTTCGTGATGCTCGGGCTTGTGCTTGCGCTCTGGTGCGGTGCCGAGGTCGCGGTGCGCCGCAACTGGGAGGCGCTCACGGCCATTCCGGTGCTGATCCTGTTCGGGCCCGGCGCGGCGCTGCCGCTTTACCTGTTCCTGCGCACACGCCCGCCGCGTGATTCCGTTTGA